The genomic DNA TTAAGTTCAAGCAGTGAATGGATGTCATGACCTGGAACCAGATGAAGAGTGTGTGTTGTGACCAATAATGGTGTTGATTTGGCCAATGTTATCTATTTTAGTCAAAGTTACCTGTTGAATTTTATTGGCACAAAATATCGGTCAATGTTTTTCAATGGGTGTCCATGGCAAAGAATGGCTTAATGTTTCGAGAACATAAGGTTTCTATTTTCGTTGCTTTGGATGGAAAAGTTGTAGCAATAATTAGTATATTAATTCCATTCAACGGTTCAAAGAAAGGTTAACATTATCAAATCAAAAATGGGCTGAAGAGAGCTAGTGCTGATCAGAAATCAGTGAAGTGCAAAttgaaagtaaatggaaaagcaaataaaaacatATGATATCACCAATCACTAGCTGAACACAAGTCTTTCAAACAAATGCCAGTTTTCCTCCTTATTTAGAGACGGATGGTGGGATCCTTGATGGCATTGAAATCAATattaaataatgataaattGTGAAAATCAATGAAGCTTACAGTGAAAAAAGTTGTAACCATCAATTTCTTTCGATTAATCAATAAAATGTTGATATGTATGGAATTTTTTTGGGTGTAATTGCAGATGTCTCTCCCTCAAAATGTCCCTAATGGCACGGAGCAAGGAGAGATTgctgtattcacaggctaaAGATGAAAGAGTTATCACTGAGCAACAATGTAAACTTGCCATCCATATTTCTTTTTACGACTAAATActtgtactgtttttatttctgaCAGACGCTACATGAAAGATAAGGAACTTTTTCGCAAGATGGTGGTCAAAGCCTTGACCCTAGAAGGAACACGTAAGCTTGTAGGAGGGAGTGGGTTGCAGATCGGTAAAAGACTTGTTAAAGAGGGATGTCATGTCCTTGCTGCAGCTGATTCCTCAGCAGAATTGATAAACATGCTGCCAGATAACATGTCTGCCATCGGAGACAATGTTGACGTTGATGATATCCACCTTATACTAGAATATCTTGCACACTTGCCATGGGGAAAGTATGAGTCACAGAGAGCTAATAGATTGGTTATACACAGTGATGAACATAATCCTTACCTAAAATCACTGAACAAGTTTCAAGAGAAGGTTCAACAGTTTTCACCATCCATTTTGGTAGTTGCAGGGCTTCATATGCTAGACAACTTTCCAGGATTCCTTCCTGGGGAAAGCAATGAAATGTTGAAAAGGATGTCATCTTTTCTTGACAAATCTCAAGTCCCTATTCACTTTGAAATGGCACCATTTCACcaagaaacattttttgatgaactGTTGCAGCATATAATACCACATGCAGGTTCCATGGGAATGAATGAACAAGAATTGCCGAATTTATGGAGTAAACTACTTTATGGAAATATTACCATGGTATCAAGCCAGAAACCCAGAGTCGCTACTGTACTTGATTTGATGAGAGATGTGTACAAAGTTTCTAAAGAAAATTACAGGAATGGAAAAAAGATCAGAGAGCTGACAAGATTACATGTACATACTCTAGCATTTCAAGCCATTCTAACTACTAAAGGATCAAACTGGAAGAATACTCAAGCAGCTGTTGCAAAGGCTTCATTGACAGCCACAAGGCATGTCTGTGGCTCTGAGGAAATTGACCCCAAGAAGTCAAAACTATTCATGGATGATTCATTCTCCAAAAGTGTCGTTCCCGGCAGTCCCAGAGTTCAATTCAATCCCAGTTCACCTGTGTCATGCTGGGAGGAGCATGATTATGAAATCTGTGTGGCACCAGTGCTAGTCTGTACTCAGGTCCTGCAGACTGGAGGTGGTGGAGATCATATCACAGCAGGTGGCTTGTTACTGCAGATTTAGACTGCAAAGTCATCAAGTGATTATtgaacacttaatgactggtccaaTGAGAttcaagggaaacaaaattaactgtttcctgAGGAACTAGTGTGATTTGtaatatagctggaaattttgaagctgaaaattcattaaacctctcTTTAATGGCAGTCGGTGGTCAACATTCgtgggtaacagtgcactgttaccctctgatgtcatagattttgcaatgtttcCTGCTCAGAGATGTTGTcagaaaacagtttcattgttagatgtcatgtgacatCAAAGTAACCAATAAGAGCGTGCactgttgggaaaaaatttccagctatataacaatatAATTTACTAATCCTCTTCACCTTTACAATACTTTATTCACTCTCCTCCACACACAGATGattttttgcatatttaatAGTGAGGCT from Porites lutea chromosome 6, jaPorLute2.1, whole genome shotgun sequence includes the following:
- the LOC140942320 gene encoding ADP-dependent glucokinase-like gives rise to the protein MANILATILTIGIVVAAYFYYKHVTSQYKRVLAVLDGLKLVEQENPLKGTPKVACGFEANVDYFVDSLDLLEAMNLEPPKEAKAHDVVKSEKEFLETFAFFFNHSAASSRYMKDKELFRKMVVKALTLEGTRKLVGGSGLQIGKRLVKEGCHVLAAADSSAELINMLPDNMSAIGDNVDVDDIHLILEYLAHLPWGKYESQRANRLVIHSDEHNPYLKSLNKFQEKVQQFSPSILVVAGLHMLDNFPGFLPGESNEMLKRMSSFLDKSQVPIHFEMAPFHQETFFDELLQHIIPHAGSMGMNEQELPNLWSKLLYGNITMVSSQKPRVATVLDLMRDVYKVSKENYRNGKKIRELTRLHVHTLAFQAILTTKGSNWKNTQAAVAKASLTATRHVCGSEEIDPKKSKLFMDDSFSKSVVPGSPRVQFNPSSPVSCWEEHDYEICVAPVLVCTQVLQTGGGGDHITAGGLLLQI